A stretch of the Actinoalloteichus fjordicus genome encodes the following:
- a CDS encoding LysR family transcriptional regulator, which produces MLNPIHLRTLQECVRTGSFAEAARALGYTASAVSQQMMLLERAVGAPLFERSARSVRSTAVGDLLAVRSRDALGALHQLEREVRAMVVGDRGRLRIGSFATANARVLPAALAAVVADRPGAEVHLDEGEPDEVLAGVLDATLDAAVVFEYDLDPRSWPVELSRVELFTEVLGLAVPADHRLAGQEEIGIGELADDAWICTREDTAGARALTRLAASANFVPRIVCRSNDYGVVRDLVARGLGVALLPGLAISDESLRVLRLVGWQPCRRVLALFRPGNTNPLLPLMLERLAQVSAELPCAVLHEAHS; this is translated from the coding sequence GTGCTCAACCCCATCCACCTGCGGACCTTGCAGGAGTGCGTGCGCACCGGTTCGTTCGCCGAGGCCGCGCGGGCGCTGGGCTACACCGCCTCGGCGGTGTCGCAGCAGATGATGCTGTTGGAGCGGGCCGTCGGTGCTCCGCTGTTCGAGCGGTCGGCGAGGTCGGTCCGCAGCACCGCCGTCGGCGACCTGCTGGCCGTGCGCAGCCGGGACGCGCTCGGGGCGCTGCACCAGCTCGAACGCGAGGTGCGGGCGATGGTCGTCGGCGATCGGGGCAGGCTGCGGATCGGCAGCTTCGCCACGGCCAACGCGCGAGTGCTGCCTGCCGCGTTGGCCGCGGTCGTGGCCGACCGGCCCGGTGCGGAGGTACATCTCGACGAGGGAGAACCGGACGAGGTGCTCGCCGGGGTCCTGGACGCCACGCTCGACGCGGCGGTGGTCTTCGAATATGACCTCGACCCCCGGTCCTGGCCGGTGGAGCTGTCCCGCGTCGAGCTCTTCACCGAGGTGCTCGGACTGGCGGTGCCCGCCGATCATCGCCTCGCCGGGCAGGAGGAGATCGGCATCGGCGAGCTTGCTGACGACGCGTGGATCTGCACCAGGGAGGACACCGCAGGCGCGCGGGCGCTGACCAGGCTGGCAGCCTCGGCGAACTTCGTGCCCAGAATCGTGTGTCGGAGCAACGACTACGGGGTGGTCCGGGACCTCGTCGCGCGCGGGCTGGGCGTTGCCCTGCTGCCCGGCCTGGCCATCAGCGACGAGTCGCTGCGCGTGTTGCGCCTGGTCGGCTGGCAGCCGTGTCGACGGGTGCTGGCGCTGTTCCGTCCCGGCAACACCAACCCGCTGCTTCCCCTGATGCTGGAGCGGTTGGCACAGGTCAGCGCGGAACTGCCTTGTGCCGTGCTGCACGAGGCGCACTCCTGA